The following are encoded together in the Culex pipiens pallens isolate TS chromosome 1, TS_CPP_V2, whole genome shotgun sequence genome:
- the LOC120422069 gene encoding general odorant-binding protein 45-like — translation MKLPSKLAFLITFTLAVSGEFPNHKVVLKSLQEVEFECKQYLRIPADAEGDCEPRCEQILLRAWTDCHGFRSVPFGRHFHPDQADGDFLNRTQLCLDAALEDVLEEEVCCQSSLAWQCYRDQYGNPRHVPQLAPMPDILVRSTVEDCARLLQINDLELTLYALTRFDVNDRSHRLLRCIVIRQGLYGDVEGPNVDRMYVQGGGEEIDENSFRENARECVEYLRRECHDNSTLATRIVNNCFPPGSGPGTVALVNTVFPVVSSLIGSVHDLVRTLRNLDPLLKPLVPVLAGPHYALNPEIHNNLLDLQVESLIP, via the coding sequence ATGAAACTCCCGTCCAAGCTAGCCTTTCTCATCACTTTCACCCTCGCCGTTTCGGGCGAGTTCCCAAACCACAAGGTCGTCCTCAAGTCCCTCCAGGAGGTGGAATTCGAGTGTAAACAATACCTCCGGATACCGGCGGACGCCGAAGGCGACTGCGAACCCCGCTGCGAGCAGATCCTGCTCCGAGCGTGGACCGACTGTCACGGCTTTCGCAGCGTCCCCTTCGGCCGCCACTTCCACCCAGACCAGGCCGATGGGGACTTCCTGAACCGCACCCAGCTCTGCCTGGACGCGGCCCTGGAAGACGTGCTCGAGGAGGAGGTCTGCTGTCAAAGTTCGCTCGCGTGGCAGTGCTACCGCGATCAGTACGGAAACCCGCGGCACGTGCCGCAGCTGGCACCGATGCCGGACATCCTCGTGCGGAGTACCGTCGAAGACTGCGCCCGCCTTCTCCAAATCAACGACCTTGAGCTGACGCTGTACGCGCTGACGCGCTTTGACGTGAACGACCGGTCGCACCGCCTACTGCGCTGCATCGTGATCCGGCAGGGACTGTACGGGGACGTCGAGGGGCCGAATGTGGACCGGATGTACGTGCAGGGCGGTGGGGAAGAGATTGACGAGAACAGTTTTAGGGAGAACGCTCGCGAGTGCGTCGAATATCTACGTCGTGAATGTCACGACAACAGCACGTTGGCCACCCGGATCGTAAATAACTGCTTCCCACCTGGATCCGGCCCTGGAACGGTCGCGCTGGTCAACACTGTCTTTCCGGTAGTGAGTTCCCTGATAGGTTCCGTCCACGATCTAGTCCGCACCCTAAGAAATCTCGATCCGTTGCTGAAACCGTTGGTTCCAGTCCTAGCCGGGCCACATTACGCTCTGAACCCTGAAATTCACAATAACCTGCTCGACCTTCAAGTCGAGTCACTCATCCCCTGA
- the LOC120422066 gene encoding general odorant-binding protein 45-like: MELLQGFLVVLLLVGLSAGASPDHKIVLKTLQQAEYECKQILRVPSSEEAPCEPRCEEILLRTWTDCNGLGSIPYGRHFQPDPTDSDFINRTQHCLDSALAGVPGHDVCCQGRIAFQCYRDQYGNPVRVPQLAPMSDILVRSTIEDCARLLQIDDLELMLYGLTHFDMSAKSRSLLRCIVIRQGLYSDEHGPDLDRMFVQCGGYDIDEQVFRENAEYCIESLRSQCLDNATLATRITNYCFPPGVGPGTIPLIGTVLPTVGSLVGGVLGTVRGLKILDSLLKPLAPLLIGLPYSLNPGLQKNLLDLVDDPHALAAAIAALEKGPLDPKIAALG; the protein is encoded by the coding sequence ATGGAGCTTCTCCAAGGCTTCCTAGTTGTCCTCCTCCTGGTCGGCTTGTCCGCCGGAGCCTCTCCGGATCACAAGATCGTCCTGAAAACGCTACAGCAAGCGGAGTACGAGTGCAAGCAAATCCTGCGGGTACCTTCCAGCGAAGAAGCGCCTTGCGAGCCCCGCTGCGAGGAGATTCTGCTCCGAACCTGGACCGACTGCAACGGCCTCGGCAGCATCCCGTACGGGCGGCACTTCCAGCCGGATCCCACCGATTCGGACTTTATAAACCGAACGCAGCACTGCCTGGACTCGGCCCTGGCGGGCGTTCCCGGCCACGATGTCTGCTGCCAGGGCCGGATCGCGTTCCAGTGCTACCGCGATCAGTACGGCAATCCGGTCCGGGTTCCGCAGCTCGCGCCCATGTCGGATATTCTGGTGCGGAGTACCATTGAGGACTGCGCAAGGTTGCTCCAGATCGACGATCTGGAACTGATGCTCTACGGGCTGACCCACTTTGACATGTCTGCCAAGTCGCGCAGCCTGCTGCGTTGCATCGTGATCCGGCAGGGTCTGTACAGCGACGAGCACGGTCCGGATCTGGACCGGATGTTCGTGCAGTGTGGCGGCTACGACATCGACGAGCAGGTCTTCCGTGAGAATGCTGAGTACTGCATTGAGAGCTTGCGCTCGCAGTGTCTGGACAATGCTACGTTGGCTACCCGTATCACGAATTACTGCTTCCCACCCGGAGTCGGTCCCGGAACGATCCCCCTGATCGGAACGGTTCTTCCAACGGTGGGATCTCTGGTTGGAGGCGTCCTCGGAACCGTGCGTGGGTTGAAGATTTTGGATTCGCTGCTGAAACCGCTGGCACCACTGCTCATCGGTCTGCCGTACTCGCTGAATCCAGGCCTCCAGAAGAACCTGCTGGATCTGGTGGACGACCCGCACGCGCTTGCCGCAGCTATCGCTGCGCTGGAGAAGGGACCTCTGGATCCTAAAATTGCTGCTTTAGGATAA
- the LOC120422067 gene encoding general odorant-binding protein 45-like, with protein MELLQTFLLIFCVGCSAGTSPDHKIVLKSLQQAELECKQYLRAAPTEEAPCEPRCEQILLRSWTDCRGLGSIPYGRHFRPDPTDADYINRTQLCVDAAMQGATDVCCQGRVVYQCYREQYGNSAGTPQLAPMSDILIRSTIEDCAKLLQVESLELMLYGLTRFDLSEKARSLMRCVVIRQGLYSDEFGPDLDRMYVQYGGYDVEQKVFAQNAQSCVDWLRGQCLDNATLATRIVTQCFPPGSGPDTLIIPQTVLPLVGTLVDGVLGTMRGLKVLDAVLKPLAPLLIGVPYSLNAPLQKALLNLLVDPRGFARAIAALEKPPLKDKIDAIR; from the coding sequence ATGGAACTGCTTCAAACATTCCTGCTCATCTTCTGCGTCGGCTGTTCCGCCGGAACCTCTCCGGATCACAAAATCGTGCTGAAATCGCTTCAGCAAGCGGAGCTCGAATGTAAACAGTACCTGCGAGCCGCTCCCACCGAGGAGGCACCCTGCGAACCGCGCTGCGAACAGATCCTGCTCCGGTCGTGGACGGACTGTCGCGGGCTCGGCAGCATCCCGTACGGGCGGCACTTCCGGCCGGATCCCACCGACGCGGACTACATCAACCGTACGCAGCTGTGCGTGGACGCAGCCATGCAGGGCGCAACCGACGTCTGCTGTCAGGGACGGGTCGTGTACCAGTGCTACCGGGAGCAGTACGGCAATTCGGCCGGAACTCCGCAACTCGCGCCCATGTCGGATATTCTGATCCGGAGCACGATCGAAGATTGTGCGAAGTTGTTGCAGGTCGAAAGCTTGGAACTGATGCTGTACGGGTTGACACGATTCGACCTTTCGGAGAAAGCACGCAGCCTGATGCGGTGCGTCGTGATCCGACAAGGTCTGTACAGTGACGAGTTCGGGCCGGATCTGGACCGGATGTACGTTCAGTACGGTGGTTACGACGTCGAACAGAAGGTCTTCGCGCAGAATGCCCAATCCTGCGTTGACTGGCTTCGCGGTCAGTGTCTGGACAACGCCACGCTGGCCACCCGGATCGTGACCCAATGCTTCCCACCCGGAAGCGGTCCGGACACACTGATCATCCCTCAGACGGTCCTGCCGTTGGTGGGAACGCTCGTAGATGGCGTTCTCGGGACCATGCGCGGGCTCAAGGTGTTGGACGCGGTGTTGAAGCCGCTGGCACCACTGCTCATCGGCGTTCCGTACTCGCTGAATGCGCCCCTCCAGAAAGCACTTCTGAACTTGCTGGTCGATCCTCGAGGTTTTGCCCGGGCGATCGCAGCGCTGGAAAAGCCCCCGCTGAAGGATAAAATTGATGCCATTCGCTAG